One genomic segment of Candidatus Eisenbacteria bacterium includes these proteins:
- a CDS encoding glycosyltransferase N-terminal domain-containing protein, whose amino-acid sequence MEPGLSLYRGLTRALGAVLPALWRSSPGDPSADSDPWRGGFRGANDETARAAGSLWIHAASMGEVASARGWVEALLARGYRAPFLFTTRTRTGLERARATWGDRVAARIAPHDFPQTVRAVLEDACPWRLDIIETELWPNLIAEARDRGTPVVIAGATVSERTAARLLR is encoded by the coding sequence GTGGAGCCCGGCCTCTCCCTCTATCGCGGGCTCACGCGAGCCCTGGGCGCGGTCCTCCCCGCGCTCTGGCGGTCAAGTCCCGGCGATCCGTCGGCGGACTCGGACCCGTGGCGCGGCGGCTTCCGCGGGGCGAATGACGAGACCGCACGCGCGGCGGGTTCCCTGTGGATCCACGCGGCGTCGATGGGGGAAGTGGCCTCCGCGCGCGGGTGGGTCGAAGCCCTCCTGGCGCGCGGCTACCGGGCGCCGTTCCTCTTCACGACGCGGACGCGCACGGGCCTCGAGCGCGCGCGCGCCACGTGGGGCGACCGCGTGGCGGCGCGCATCGCGCCGCACGACTTCCCGCAGACCGTGCGCGCCGTGCTCGAGGACGCGTGTCCCTGGAGGCTCGACATCATCGAGACGGAGCTCTGGCCGAATCTCATCGCGGAGGCGCGCGATCGTGGGACGCCGGTCGTGATCGCCGGCGCCACCGTGTCCGAGAGGACGGCGGCGCGTCTGCTGCGGA
- the lpxB gene encoding lipid-A-disaccharide synthase, with protein sequence MKLVVSAGDPSGDRLGAACLEALRRRGAEVEAVGLGGPALRAAGMETVADMESVAVMGFGAITHLPAIRRARAEVRRALEARPGAIFLPIDSPGLNLGLARAARAMGRRVVYYVCPQIWAWGYGRVRRLREDVDLTLLLFRFEEQILASEGARFRWVGHPAGALRFDEDRRRAAREKLGIASGETLLALLPGSRRAEVRHHLAPMLDAAARLRDRTGAGLRVALSDAGSVEDAAARTPARELLRVVDPLLQRGESEALLRAADLAIVASGTATLETASLGVPFVIVYRTSALNYAIARRLVKLPRIGLANIVMDADVAPERIQGEATGSAIADAAEPLLVDPAARDRQRAGFAGLPERLGGPGAAERAADALFELASGRLDAAPAGFAAR encoded by the coding sequence GTGAAGCTCGTGGTCTCGGCCGGCGACCCGTCGGGGGACCGGCTGGGAGCGGCGTGCCTGGAGGCGCTTCGCCGCCGGGGGGCGGAGGTCGAGGCGGTGGGCCTCGGCGGCCCCGCGCTGCGGGCCGCCGGGATGGAGACCGTCGCGGACATGGAATCCGTCGCCGTCATGGGATTCGGGGCGATCACGCATCTGCCCGCGATCCGCCGCGCGCGCGCCGAGGTGCGGCGGGCGCTCGAAGCCCGTCCCGGCGCGATCTTCCTGCCGATCGACTCCCCCGGACTCAACCTGGGGCTCGCGCGCGCGGCCCGCGCGATGGGACGGCGCGTCGTCTACTACGTGTGTCCGCAGATCTGGGCCTGGGGATACGGGCGGGTCCGGCGCCTGCGGGAGGACGTGGATCTCACGCTCCTCCTCTTCCGGTTCGAGGAGCAGATTCTCGCGTCCGAGGGCGCGCGTTTCCGCTGGGTCGGTCATCCCGCGGGCGCGCTTCGATTCGACGAGGACCGGCGCCGCGCGGCGCGCGAGAAGCTCGGGATCGCGTCCGGCGAGACGCTTCTCGCGCTCCTGCCGGGGAGCCGGCGCGCCGAGGTGCGGCACCATCTCGCGCCGATGCTCGACGCGGCCGCGCGGCTTCGGGATCGCACGGGCGCGGGCCTGCGCGTCGCGCTGAGCGACGCCGGATCGGTGGAGGACGCCGCGGCCCGGACCCCCGCTCGCGAGCTCCTTCGTGTCGTCGATCCGCTCCTCCAGCGGGGTGAGTCGGAAGCGCTCCTCCGCGCCGCGGACCTCGCGATCGTCGCCTCGGGCACGGCGACGCTCGAGACCGCCTCGCTCGGCGTTCCCTTCGTGATCGTGTACCGGACGAGCGCGCTCAACTATGCGATCGCGCGCCGGCTCGTGAAGCTCCCGAGAATCGGGCTCGCGAACATCGTCATGGACGCGGACGTGGCGCCGGAGCGCATCCAGGGAGAGGCGACGGGATCCGCGATCGCGGACGCCGCGGAGCCGCTCCTCGTCGACCCCGCGGCCAGGGACCGGCAGCGGGCGGGATTCGCCGGTTTGCCGGAGCGCCTCGGCGGTCCGGGCGCGGCCGAGCGAGCCGCCGACGCCCTGTTCGAGCTCGCGTCGGGCCGTCTGGACGCCGCCCCGGCCGGCTTCGCGGCGCGCTGA